From Actinopolyspora lacussalsi, a single genomic window includes:
- a CDS encoding cytoplasmic iron level regulating protein YaaA (DUF328/UPF0246 family) (product_source=COG3022; cog=COG3022; ko=KO:K09861; pfam=PF03883; superfamily=48371), giving the protein MLVLLPPSETKSNGGDGAPLRLESLSFGELNPVRERLAEALTELASDTDASLRALGLSERMSGEVTRNATLWNSPTAPALERYTGVLYDALEVGSMSAVERSRADNRLAIASALFGMVRGGDPIPGYRLSANSALPGVGRLHTVWRPALEPVLAAERGPVVDLRSGAYAALARTHGAVAVSVVTELVDGSRKTVSHHNKAYKGRLARALACAEEEPSDLDSIAVVAEKAGIGVERAGERALRVIAD; this is encoded by the coding sequence GTGTTGGTGTTGCTTCCCCCGTCCGAAACCAAGTCGAACGGCGGTGACGGAGCGCCGCTGCGGCTCGAATCACTGTCGTTCGGGGAGCTCAACCCGGTGCGGGAACGGCTGGCCGAAGCCCTGACCGAGCTGGCGTCGGACACCGACGCCAGTCTGCGGGCCCTCGGACTGTCCGAGCGGATGTCGGGCGAGGTCACGCGCAACGCCACGCTGTGGAACTCCCCGACCGCGCCGGCGCTGGAGCGCTACACCGGAGTGCTCTACGACGCGCTGGAGGTCGGCTCGATGTCGGCGGTCGAGCGGTCCCGTGCCGACAACCGGTTGGCGATCGCCTCGGCGTTGTTCGGCATGGTCCGGGGCGGGGACCCGATACCCGGCTACCGGCTTTCGGCGAACTCGGCCCTGCCCGGAGTCGGCCGACTGCACACCGTGTGGCGCCCCGCGCTGGAGCCGGTGCTGGCCGCCGAGCGGGGGCCGGTGGTGGATCTGCGCTCCGGGGCCTACGCCGCGTTGGCGAGAACGCACGGTGCTGTGGCGGTAAGCGTGGTCACCGAACTCGTGGACGGCTCGCGCAAGACCGTGAGCCATCACAACAAGGCCTACAAGGGGCGGCTGGCGCGCGCACTGGCATGTGCCGAGGAGGAGCCCAGCGATCTCGACTCGATAGCGGTGGTGGCGGAAAAAGCCGGGATCGGGGTGGAGCGCGCGGGCGAACGAGCTCTGCGCGTGATCGCGGACTGA
- a CDS encoding hypothetical protein (product_source=Hypo-rule applied), producing MSSEDDGPLFWHPARQLDGKRHAIRQDRPPRGWSKVRALCGSLLDPAPVSSTEWLLYPTCRACWDSVVRRQVPDFPCAAPEEDQPPEER from the coding sequence ATGAGTTCGGAAGACGACGGCCCCCTGTTCTGGCATCCGGCACGGCAGCTGGACGGGAAACGCCACGCGATCCGGCAAGACCGCCCGCCGAGGGGCTGGTCGAAGGTCCGGGCGCTGTGCGGCTCGCTGCTGGACCCCGCTCCGGTGAGTTCCACGGAATGGTTGCTGTATCCGACCTGCCGAGCGTGCTGGGACAGCGTGGTTCGCAGGCAGGTACCGGACTTTCCCTGCGCGGCCCCCGAGGAGGATCAACCGCCCGAGGAGCGCTGA